Part of the Candidatus Nanopelagicales bacterium genome is shown below.
TCCAACTCAATGGGACAACGGTTACTTCGAACTATTATTCAAGTATGACTGGGAACTAAAGAAGTCTCCAGCCGGAGCGCATCAGTGGGAACCAAAGAATCTCGTAGAAAAAGACGCGCCTGTTGATGTTGAGAATTCATCATTGCGTCTCAATCTCATGATGACTGATGCCGATATGGCAATGATCAAGGACCCTATTTATCGCGGAATATCAGAGCACTTCTACAAGAACCCTAAATATTTCGATGAGGTTTTTGCGCGCGCTTGGTTTAAGTTAACGCACCGCGATTTAGGCCCTAAAGCCCGCTACTTTGGTCCAGATGTTCCAAAAGAGGATCTCATTTGGCAAGATCCAATTCCTGCTGGCTCAACTGCTTATAAAGTCGAAGATCTCAAGACAGCGATTGCGGCTACAGATTTAACCGTTGCAGAGTTAGTAACAACTGCGTGGGATAGCGCTCGAACATTTCGCGGTTCAGATAAGCGTGGTGGAGCAAATGGTGCTCGTATTCGTTTAGAACCACAGAAGAGCTGGAAGGGCAATGAGCCAACTCGTTTAGCGAAAGTTCTTGCTGTGCTCGAGCCACTGGCTCAGAAGCATGGTGCGAGCCTTGCTGATGCAATAGTTCTTGCGGGCAACGTAGGTATTGAAAAGGCAGCAGTAGCAGCTGGTGTCGAAGTGAGTGTTCCATTTATGGCTGGGCGCGGAGACGCACTTGTGGAACAAACAGATGCTGATTCATTTGCACCGTTAGAACCAATGCATGATGGTTTTAGAAATTGGCTGAAGGAGGATTACATCGTCTCTCCAGAAGAGCTTCTCCTTGATCGCGCTCAATTAATGGGGCTTACGGCACCAGAGATGACAGTGCTCATTGGTGGACTTCGAGTTATTGGAGCGAACTATGCAGGATCAGGGCATGGAGTCTTTACAGACAACGTCGGAGTTCTATCGAATGACTTCTTCGTGACATTAACCGATATGGGATATGTCTGGGAACCTGCAGGAGAAAATCTCTACAACTTGAGAAGTCGCAAGACTGGCGAGGTGAAGTACACAGCCACGCGCGCGGATCTCGTCTTTGGTTCAAACTCAATTCTTCGTGCTTACGCCGAGGTATATGCCCAAGACGACAATAAAAGGAAGATGGTGGATGACTTTATCGCTGCGTGGGTAAAGGTGATGAACGCCGATAGATTTGATGCGAAGTAAGGAAGAGTTTGAGTTCAAATGTCAGCCAAAGAAATTGATGCGTATTTGAAGAGCGTCACGGAACCGCAACGTTCCACTTTGCAAGAAGTGCGCACCAGAATCCTGGCGCTATTGCCCGATTGCGAAGAATGTATTTCGTACGGCATGCCGGCCTTTAAGGTGCGTGGCAAAGTGATGGCGGGGTTTGCGGCGGCGAAGAATTTCAATTCCTATTACCCGCATAGTGGGTCGATCTTGAATCAGTTTGAATCCGAGCTTGCGGGCTATACGGGCACCAAGAGCGCTTTGCACTTCCCCAAGGACAAGCCGTTACCCAAAGCGCTACTCAAAAAGCTGATAGATGCGAAATATGAGCTGGCCTTTGGCAAGGATTCCCTCTAGGGGCATTCGGGCGATTCGTCGGTATAGGTGCCGACCCCGTAAGGTCAGCGGGTGCCAAGCAGAGAAGATCTTCGTAACGTAGCCATTATCGCCCACGTCGACCACGGCAAAACCACGCTTGTGGATGCCATGTTGTGGCAGTCGGGTGCCTTCCGTGAGAACCAAGACGTGAATGACCGCGTCATGGACTCCATGGACCTCGAGCGCGAAAAGGGCATCACGATCCTCGCGAAGAACACCTCGGTGCACTACACCGGTCCGGGTGCTCCAGAGGGCGGCGTCACCTTCAACATCATCGACACCCCAGGTCACGCTGACTTCGGTGGCGAAGTTGAGCGCGGTCTTGAAATGGTCGATGGCGTGGTGCTGCTCGTTGACGCATCTGAAGGTCCACTTCCTCAGACCCGCTTCGTGCTTCGCAAGGCCTTGCAAAAAGGCCTGCCTGTTGTGCTCGTGATCAACAAGGTTGACCGTCCCGACTCCCGCATTGGCGCAGTCGTCGATGAGGCCTATGAACTCTTCCTTGATCTTGATGCAACGGAAGCTCAGATCGAATTCCCAATCATTTACACCAGCGCTAAGGCTGGTCGCGCTTCATTGACGCGCCCAGCAGATGGCGGCATGCCAGAAGAAGAAAACCTCGAGCCGCTGTTCAAGGTGCTTCTTGAAACAGTGCCAGCTCCTCAATACATCGAAGGTGCGCCACTTCAGGCACATGTCACCAACCTTGACGCATCCCCTTATCTCGGTCGCTTGGCTCTTTGCCGCGTTCACCAGGGCAATATCAAAAAGGGTCAGCAAGTGTCTTGGATGAAGACCGACGGCACCATTGAGCGTGCCAAGGTTGTTGAACTCATGATGACCGAGAACCTTTCTCGCGTTGTCGTTGAAAGCGCAGGCCCAGGCGACATCATCGCCGTGGCTGGTATTCCTGAAATCACCATTGGCGAGACCCTTGGTGATCCAGAAAACCCAATCCCACTTCCCGTGATCACTGTTGATGAGCCATCAATCTCGATGACCATCGGTATCAACACATCACCGCTTGCTGGCAAGAGCGGCAAGAAGCTCACAGCAAGCATGGTCAAGCAGCGTCTTGAGCAAGAACTTGTCGGCAACGTTTCGATCCGCATGAACAACACCGAGCGTCCAGATACTTGGGAAATTCAAGGTCGTGGCGAACTTCAGCTCGCGATCCTTGTTGAAATGATGCGTCGCGAAGACTTCGAACTCACGGTTGGTAAGCCACAGGTCGTTACCCGCATCATCGACGGCAAGAAGTGCGAACCAATGGAGAAGTTGTCCATTGACATTCCTGAGGATTACCTCGGTGTTGTCACCCAGCTCATGGCGCTTCGTAAGGGTCGCATGGAGCAAATGGTGAACCACGGCACTGGCTGGGTTCGCATGGATTACATCGTTCCTGCACGTGGCTTGATTGGTTTCCGTACCGAGTTCCTAACCGAAACTCGCGGCACCGGATTGCTGCACCATGTGTTTGATCGTTACGAGCCATGGCACGGTGAATTGCGTACCCGGCCAACCGGTTCGCTCATCGCGGACCGCACGGGCCCAACAACGGCCTTCGCACTTGCAAACTTGCAGGAGCGCGGCACGATGTTTATCGGACCAGGCACCGATGTTTACGAAGGCATGATTGTTGGTGAAAACTCACGTCAAGACGATATGGATGTGAACCCAACGAAGGAAAAGAAGCTCACCAACATGCGTTCATCTGCAGGTGACATTCTCGTTCCGCTCATTCCTCATAAGCAGCTTTCACTTGAGCAGGCACTTGAGTTCTGTCGCGAAGATGAGTGTGTAGAAATCACGCCATCAAGCGTGCGTATTCGCAAGGTGCTGTTGACTCAGGTTGATCGCGCTCGCGCTGGACGCAAGCCAAAGAACTAACGCTTCACCAAAAGCACGAACTAGTCGCCGAGATGGCTGCGAAAGAATTCAACTTCTAGTCGCAGCAAGTTCTCGGCGACTATTTCTTGTGGGGTCATGTGTGTGACACCGCTCAGTGGGACTACTGAATGTGATTTGCCTGCAGCGAGCAATGCGCTGGAGAGCTGCAAGGTGTGCGCTGCAAAGACGTTGTCATCAGCTAATCCATGAATAAGGAGTAGTGGTTTCTCAAGCGTGTCTGCCTTATTTAACAAGGATGTACTTGCATAGGCGCTCGGGTTTCCTTGCGGTGTACCTAGGTAGCGCTCGGTATATGCCGTGTCATAGAGAGCCCAGTCGGTCACAGGTGCGCCTGCAACAGCAGCACTGAAAATATCTGGACGTTCCATCAAAGCAAGGGCTGCCAAGTAACCGCCGAAGGACCAGCCGCGAATACCAACGCGCGTGATGTCGAGGTCACGTTGTTCCTGCGCTAGTGCCAGTAATGCATCAACTTGGTCGGCAACTGGAAACGTCGCAAGATCGTTGTGCACGGCGCGTTCCCAAGCGGGCCCGCGACCTGGAGTGCCTCGGTTATCAGTGACGATCACCGCAAAACCTTGATCAGCAAACCATTGCTCGGTAGTGAATGCAGCGGCGTTACGCATCACGCGTTGACCATGTGGCCCGCCATAAGGCGAGAGGATCACTGGAAGTTTCTTTGACCCAGCAACATGGCCTGTCGGCCACAACACACAGGTTTCCAGCGATCGCTCACCTGCTTGCACGTAGTGCGGGCGCACGTTGATGTTTGGGGTTTCTGCGTGATTGGCAATCACGTGCGGCTTATCCACATTGAGCGCAGTAAAGGTGGTGTGAGGTTTTAATGCATCAGCTTGAACGATGACAGATGTATCCCCGCTCACGACACCTGTTGACCATGACTGCTCATCAGTCAGCGCAGTCATCACACCGGATTCAAAGTTGACTCGATACAGCGCCTGAGTTGTTGCTTCGCGTGACGCGGCGACAACTGCGCTTGTTGTGTCGTGATCGATGAGTGCGCGCACCTGTAGTCCAGCGGGCGTCACGAACTCATCGGCGCGCGTTAAACGGTAGGTATCCGATGAGACGTCATTCACGATTTCGATGAGTTGTTGTTCACGATCAAGGCAAGGAACACCTGACATCACGTCAACCCAGGCAGCATCACTTCGCCTTTGAAGTTCCGTCAGTTCGCCTGTCTGGCTATTGAGTAGTTGAATGCTCACAAGATTTTGTTCGCGGTTCAGCAACTCGAGAACAGTTCCAAATTTTGATGGAGTAACAGTTGCCAGATAAGGAAATGCGTCAAGATCCCATATGACTTGCTTGCGTTCGCCATTGGCGTTGATCACCCAAAGTTCCACAACTGCATTTGCTGTTCCGGCAGCGGGGTAGCGACGTGATTGCGGCTCGTTGCCAGGTTGCGCAGGATCGGCTATCCACCACTCATTGACATTACTTTCATCAAAGCATTCGACTAGGAGTGAACCTTCAGATTCCGGTAACCACCAAAACCCGCGATAGCGAGCCAGTTCTTCGGCCGCGACAAAATCTGCAAGGCCCCACGTTTCATGTTCATGCGTCGCAGCGGCAATGCAGGTGGCACAGTCCGTTGCAATATCCGTGACATACAAAGAACGCTCGATCACATAAGCAACAGCTGTGCCTGCGTGATTGATTCTTGGATCAACGACTGGTCCGGGCGCAGCAATTGCGCGAACGGAATTGTTCGCAAGGTCAACGATGAATGGAATGCCGTTAACCGCAAAGGCCGCGAATGTCCCGGCTGAATCAACGCTATAGGCAGTGATGCCACCGGTGACCTCGCGCATGCGTTCACGGCGAGCTTTTTCAGCTGCGGGAAGCTCATCGCCGTCACTGCTCGGGATATCGGTACGCACATCAACGAGGCAGGTTTCGGCACCTGAATTGAGGTCAAGTGCCCACAGTGAGCCAGCCGCATCATTTCCCGATGCGCTCCGGATAAACAGGACTCGATCGCTGATCAGATGGAAATTGCGCGGACGGCCAAGCTGGAAGCCGCGCGTGCGGGCGCGCTGGCGTGGATAAGTCTCGGCAGTCGCGTCGGTGCTCACAGGAAGCAAGGTACCTTCTACTGGTGACCCAGCGACTCCTCCTTGTCCATGCGCATCCAGATGACGAATCAATTGCCACCGGAATCACGATGGCCAAGTACGCCTCTGCTGGTACCCAGGTGACCTTGGTGACCTGCACCTTGGGCGAGGAAGGCGAAATCCTCCTGCCTGACGTGGCTCATTTAGCGGCGGATAAAGATGACCGGCTAGGTGAGCATCGCCAACAAGAACTTGCCGCAGCAATGAAGGAATTGGGTATCACCGATTGGCGTTTGCTCGGCGGGCCTGGGCGCTTCCGTGACTCAGGAATGATCGGCACGCCTCCAAACGAAAAGCCAGAATGTTTTTGGCGAGCAGACCTTCTTGACGCCTCCATTGAACTGGTGAAAGTTATTCGGGAGACGCAGCCCCAGGTTGCCATCACCTACGACGATTTCGGCTCCTATGGGCACCCTGATCATTTGCAGGCGCATCGCGTGACTCATTACGCAGCGATGCTCGCTGCTGTTCCTGGATTCAAGCCGGAACTCGGTGAGCCATGGAAGGTCCAGAAGATCTACTGGACTGCGATGTCCAAGCAGGTGTTGAGAGATGGCATCACTGCCCTTCGTGCAGCAGGCGAGACGACAGGCTTTGCAGAGCTAGATCCTGATGATCTTCCGTTCGCGACGGATGATGCTTTGATCACTACGGAAATATCAGCACCTGAATTCTTGAAAGCGAAGATGGATGCGCTGCGTGCGCATGCCACACAGGTCGCCGTCGACGGTGGCTTTTTTGCCCTGTCAAATAACCTGGGATCTCAAGTGTTTGGCACTGAGTACTACCGCCTGGCAGAAGGAACACTCGGAGAACTCGTTGATGGACGTGAGCATGACCTGTTTTCTGGTGTCACCGAGTGAAGCAGTTTCTGCGCTACCTCGCTGTGATCGCGGCGGGGTTACTCATCGGCTTGATCGGTGCCTTTATTCAGGCTGATCGCTTGGTTATCAATGTTCCTTGGGGATTACTCGTTGTGCCCTGGGGCATGGTGGTCGTGATCGTCGTTCTTGCCTTGGCGATTCGCGGTGGGGCATGGCTGGTAATGAGCCGTTGGGGTGCAATGACGCTCTTTATGGGTTGGATTCTTGCCACCATAGTGATGGCAGGAGAAAGCCCGTCCGGTGATTTAGCCCTGTCAGGTGGCGGTCGTCAGTGGGTCTACCTACTGAGCGGTGTTGTGATTGGTGCAGCTGCAACAACGTTTCCGGTGTTGATCCCTCACCAACCAGAACCAGCCCACTAACGCCACACAAACGCCCACGCGCCGGCGAACTGATTCATGCGCGCACTTTGTTCTCACGTCGCTTACGATCTAAGAACACTTTGCGAATTTTCTGGGGGTTTGACCTGTGACTCAAGAGCGCCACTGGCATTGGTCGGTGCTGAAGTCTCGTCGGTCCCTCATTATTGGTGGCTCTGTCATCGGTGCATTGGTGCTGTTGTACGTCATCGCATTGATTTCTGTTGGATCAGGTATTCCTCGGGGCACCACAGTGATGGGTACTTCGATTGGTGGCATGTCAGAGGCCGACGCCCGATCAGTGCTCGAAAAGGAATTCGCAACTCAATCCAAGAAGCCGATCACTGTCACAAGTGGCCGTAAGACTTTCGACATCGTCCCTGCGGAAGCCGGTCTGGCCTTCGATGTCGATGCCACATTGACTCAAGCGGCAGAGCACACGTACAACCCATTCGCATTGGTAGGAAACTTTTTCACGCGCCGCGCACTTGATCCAGTGGTGCTCGTTGATAGCGATTCTTTGAAGGCTCAGGTTGATGGCATCGCAACAGTTGTTGACCATCCTGCAGTTGAACCAACGATTGACATGAAGGGCTTGGAAGCCGTTGAAGTCGCTGGTCAGTCCGGTAAAGAAATTGATCGCAACGCTGCAGCCGCCGCAATTACTCAAGCTTTCGCCACGGGTAATGACCAGGTGCGCGTGGTTCCAGCCGAATCAAAGCCAACGGTCAGTGATGCTGCGCTCGCTGCAGCGAAGTCACAAGCTCAACAAGCAGTGAGCGGTCCTGTTTATGTCACGACTGGTGCGATCAGAGCCAAGGTCGGCAAGCGCGTGATTGCTCGTTCGTTGAGTTTCGGTGCTGAAAATGGTGCTCTCGTACCCGTTCTCGATGGAGCGATCTTGCACAAGGCGGTTGCAAGTGCACTAGAACCTGTTGAAACAGCTGGACGATCGGCGTACTTCACTGAAGCCAACGGCAAAGTCTCGGTAGTTCCTGGAAAAGTTGGCAAAGGCGTTTCGGATGAAGATCTCGCAGCAGCTGTTGGGAGCGTGCTTGATAAGAATCCACCTGCACGCGTTGCTCCAGTAACTGTTGGCGTTCGCGAACCAGCGCTATCTACGCAAGCAGCTCAAGACCTTGGAGTCACTGCACGGCTTTCGTCTTTCACTCAAAACTTCCCATATGCCGCGTACCGCAAACAAAACATCGGTGAGGCCGCGCGACGAGTAAATGGCACGGTAGTGATGCCAGGCGAAACCTATTCAATGAACGACACCATGAAAGAGCGCACGGTTGCCAATGGTTACACCGTTGGTTTCGTGATTGGCCAGGGCGGAATCTTCGCTCAAGAACTCGGGGGTGGTGTTTCAACTGCAACCACCACCACCTGGACTGCTGCGTTTTACGCAGGCATGGAGCCGGTGCAAGTGATTGCGCATTCGATCTATATTTCGCGTTACAAGGCAGGTTTGGAAGCAACGGTTGCCTGGGGAATCTTCGATATGAAGTTCAAGAATCCATATGACACACCTGTGTATCTCCAGGCTTCCGCCACAAGCACTTCCGTCACTGTTTCGTTCTGGGGTGTACCTGTCTACAGCGATATCAAGGCCGATTTCGGTCCGCGTCGAGATATCAAGCCGTTCAAGACCATTTATGACGAGTCAAAAACCTGTCTCGGGCAAGGTGGGATGGAGGGCTTCACGATCGATGTTGATCGTGTCTTTTATAAGGATGGCGTTGAAGTCAAACGCCAAACCATCACCACCAGGTACAAGCCATCTCCTGAAGTGATCTGTGGCAAAGAAAAGCCAAAGAAGCCTGGAACGCAATTCGGGCCGACTCCGGCACCTTCAGGTACCGGGGCAACTCCAGCACCTTCAAAGTCACCAACCAAGAGTCCATCGAAGGCACCAACAGTCACTCCAGGTGGCGGCGATGCGGCTCCTGCGAGGTCTTAGCAGCAAGTTCCACCCTGCTTGTGTAAGTTTGCCCTTGCTCATCCCCGTAACCGCTGGAGGAAAAGATGACCTACGTCATCGCGTTGCCATGTGTTGATCTCAAAGACAAGGCCTGCATTGAAGAATGCCCGGTCGACTGTATTTACGAGGGCGACCGCATGCTCTACATCCAGCCAGATGAGTGCGTGGACTGTGGCGCCTGCGAGCCAGTGTGTCCAGTAGAAGCTATCTATTACGAAGACGACGTCCCTGAAGAGTGGACCGCCTACACCGCTGCGAACGCAGAGTTCTTCAACGAGCTCGGCAGCCCAGGTGGCGCAGCAAAGCTTGGTGCTCAGACCTTCGACGTGCCTGTTGTTGCAGCATTGCCTAAGCAGGAGCACGAACACTAAATATGGGCAAGGCCCATCAACTTCCAGATTTCCCTTGGGATCTTCTGGCGCCTTACGCGCAGCATGCGGCAACGCACCCAAGCGGAGTCGTTGATCTTTCCGTTGGAACTCCCGTTGATCCAACGCCGCAGATCATTCAAGATGCCTTGATTGAAGCAGCCAATGCACCCGGTTACCCGACCACTGTTGGCACTTTAGATTTGCGTGAATCTTGCGCGGCTTGGATGACTCGCATTTTGGGTGCAACCGTTGAGCCAACTGCAATTTTGCCGACCATTGGCTCAAAAGAGTTCGTTGCTTGGTTGCCGACCTTGCTTGGCCTTGGTCCTGATGATCACATTGTGATTCCGAAAGTTGCATACCCAACGTATGCAGTTGGTGCAGCGCTTTGTGGAGCTCGCGTCACTGCAACTGACGAGCCAGAGCTCATTGATGACGCAACCTTGATTTGGTTGAACACGCCAGGTAATCCCACGGGCCACGTGCTTTCTGCTGAGCGGATGCGAACCATCGTTGAGCATGCTCGCAAGATTGGCGCGATTGTTGCCAGTGACGAGTGTTACTACGAATTGGCATGGACCCAAGAGCCTGTTTCGATCTTGAATCCATCGGTGTGCGATGACAACACCCAAGGCTTACTTGCCGTGCATTCACTTTCTAAGCGTTCTAACTTCGCCGGATATCGCTTTGGTTTCACGGCAGGGGATCCAGCGATCATCAAGCAGCTGCTGGAAGTGCGTAAGCACGGCGGATTGATGGTGCCAGCTCCGGTGCAGCATGCCGCAGCAGTGGCTTATGCCGACGATGCTCATGTAGCGGTTCAGCGCGAGCGTTACCGAGCCCGTCGGGAACTCTTGAAGAATGCCCTGGAATCAGCTGGCTTCACCATTGACGACAGCGCTGCCGGGCTGTACCTCTGGGCAACTCGAGGGGAACCCTGCTGGGACACCGTTGCTTGGTTTGCAGATCGGGGCGTGGTGGTGACTCCTGGCGACTTTTATGGAGTAGCTGGGGCAAACCACGTGCGTATTGCACTGACCGGAACGGATGAGGCTATTGGCCAAGTTCCGTCCCGCCTAGCTATGTGACCCTCCCCATACCACTCTCGGGTAGTGCGGCCCCTCAGGACTCGGTAGGGTCAGCGTGCTGAGAAGGAGCGAACGTGTCTGAATACGCAGTCAAATACCCTGGTGGCGAACTTGATCTCCCTGAGGTCCCGTCCACTGTTGGCGAGCCTGGTCTCAATATTGCGCCATTTATGAAGACCACCGGGCACGTGACGCTCGACTATGGATTCATGAACACCGCAGCGTGCTCATCAGCCATCACCTACATCGACGGTGACGCTGGCATCCTTCGTTACCGCGGCTACCCAATTGAGCAGTTGGCGGCGCAGTCAACGTTCTTGGAGTCGGCCTACCTGCTCATCAACGGTGAACTTCCAACCGCGGCTCAATTGTCAGCGTTCGAAGCTGAGATTGATAAGCATCGCGAAGTTCCTGCCGAACTTAAGAACCTGTTCAAGGGTTTCCCAACGAGTGCGCACCCAATGCCAATGTTGTCGGCAGCCGTGTCAGCACTCTCGACGTACTACCAAAATGAACTTGATCCAGCAGACAAGGCTGGCGTTGAGCTTTCAACCTTCCGTTTGCTCGGTGCATTGCCAACCTTGGCTGCATACGCCTACAAGCACACTCAGGGTGAAGCCTTCGTTGATCCAGATGCTTCCCTTGGTTACGTTGCAAACTTCCTCAACATGACCTTCGGCAAGGCTGGCGTTGCTCCTTCTTTGAATCCAGCAGTTGTCAGCGCAGTCGACACCTTGTTGCTTCTTCATGCTGATCACGAGCAGAACTGTTCAACCTCAACTGTTCGCATGGTCGGTTCAGCAGATGCCAATGTTTACGGCTCAGTTGCTGCAGGCATTCAGGCACTCTTTGGCCCACTGCACGGTGGCGCGAACCAAGCAGTGATGGAAATGCTTCAGGAGATTTCTGATGCAGGCGGCGACGTCGCGGAGTTCGTCACGAAGGTGAAGAACAAAGAAGATGGCGTCAAGCTCATGGGCTTTGGTCACCGCGTCTACAAGAGCTACGACCCACGCGCAGCAATTGTGAAGGGTCACGTCGACAACGTGCTTGATGCACTTGGCGTTGAAGATCCACTTCTTGAAATTGCACGCACCCTTGAAGCAACTGCTTTGAGCGATGACTTCTTTGTGTCCCGCAAGCTGTATCCAAACGTGGACTTCTACACCGGCATCATCTACAAGGCCATGGGTTTCTCAACCGACATGTTCACCGTGCTGTTCGCGCTTGGCCGTTTGCCAGGTTGGGTTGCTCAGTGGCGTGAAATGGTGGAAGACCCAACCACAAAGATTGGTCGACCACGTCAGGTGTACGTCGGTGCAGATAAGCGCGACTACGTAGCTATTGCTGGACGTTAATTCGCACAAGCATTTAACGCAAAGAAGCCCACCTCTGTGAGGTGGGCTTCTTTCATGATTGGCCTGCGTTGTCGGTTCTGTTAGGTTCGCGCGCATGGCGACATCGATACGAGTGGCAGGCTCAGCCTTGGGGCTCGCGTCAGCGTTGGTTTTGGGGCATCAATATCAGATGCCAATGCTCATGCAATTATCGCGTTGAATGGCGTCAGCGCTGTTGCGGGGAAGTCCAGCGTGATGACTTTGGAAGTTCAACATGGATGTCTTCCTTCTGAGCCAACCGTGCAAGTTGAAGCCTTTGTTGGCTCGCCGTGGCGTGCAGTG
Proteins encoded:
- a CDS encoding citrate synthase, producing MSEYAVKYPGGELDLPEVPSTVGEPGLNIAPFMKTTGHVTLDYGFMNTAACSSAITYIDGDAGILRYRGYPIEQLAAQSTFLESAYLLINGELPTAAQLSAFEAEIDKHREVPAELKNLFKGFPTSAHPMPMLSAAVSALSTYYQNELDPADKAGVELSTFRLLGALPTLAAYAYKHTQGEAFVDPDASLGYVANFLNMTFGKAGVAPSLNPAVVSAVDTLLLLHADHEQNCSTSTVRMVGSADANVYGSVAAGIQALFGPLHGGANQAVMEMLQEISDAGGDVAEFVTKVKNKEDGVKLMGFGHRVYKSYDPRAAIVKGHVDNVLDALGVEDPLLEIARTLEATALSDDFFVSRKLYPNVDFYTGIIYKAMGFSTDMFTVLFALGRLPGWVAQWREMVEDPTTKIGRPRQVYVGADKRDYVAIAGR
- the dapC gene encoding succinyldiaminopimelate transaminase, translated to MGKAHQLPDFPWDLLAPYAQHAATHPSGVVDLSVGTPVDPTPQIIQDALIEAANAPGYPTTVGTLDLRESCAAWMTRILGATVEPTAILPTIGSKEFVAWLPTLLGLGPDDHIVIPKVAYPTYAVGAALCGARVTATDEPELIDDATLIWLNTPGNPTGHVLSAERMRTIVEHARKIGAIVASDECYYELAWTQEPVSILNPSVCDDNTQGLLAVHSLSKRSNFAGYRFGFTAGDPAIIKQLLEVRKHGGLMVPAPVQHAAAVAYADDAHVAVQRERYRARRELLKNALESAGFTIDDSAAGLYLWATRGEPCWDTVAWFADRGVVVTPGDFYGVAGANHVRIALTGTDEAIGQVPSRLAM